The following is a genomic window from Bacillota bacterium.
CGAGCCAGCGGACGCTATCGTCCACAGTCCGAAAGTGGGTACGTTCCTGAGGCAGAAGGTGTTCTCTACTGGCGCGTCGGTGCCCTGGGAGGAGGCACTGGAGTTCGCTACCGGCGACAAGCTGAACCCCGCCTACTTCGTGGCGCAGATGGAAGCCGAATCGCCGATTTAGCGTGGTGACCAGCATCGAGAAAGGGGGAGAAGCAAGTCGCGTATTTTCCCCCTTTCTCTCCACAGCGTCTGCGCACTGCCCTGCGGATGGCGCAACACCCCGAACACGTCATACAGGTTGTTGCTCACCACCGGGTCCGTGCCCGACGGGTCAAAGTGGTGCCACTCACTGTTTCGACGCACCAGCGAGATGTCCTGCAAATACAGCGCACTCGTCGTCCACTGGCTGCCCGACAGGTCCACCGTCTGCTCCACCAACTCGCCGGCACCGCACGGATACCCCGGCTATGCCTCGTTCAGGTCACTGGCAAGCTTGCTTTCAGCGAACAAGATAAGGCAGGCTCTCCAATAGCAACGCCTGCGCTTCTGGCTCGATGTGCTTCTGGTGTTGATCCACCAGCTTCTGGATCGCCGCCAAGGCATCGCGCGCCGCCGATCGACCGCCGCGTCGCACAGCCTCTACCGCCTCTTCCACATGCTTAGTCAGTTGACGCGCCAGTGGTTTGTCTGTAACCCAGCCCGCCCTGATAGCAACGCGCCATTGTTCCAGAAAGCGCTCCGCCGTTAAGCTGTCGGTGGGCGCCAGCGTATAGCCATGCAATCCACCCTCGAAACCACGCGGCAACCGGTCAGCAAGCGCGGTAGGCATCTCTTCAGGAACCCGTATGATGGGCGCGTCTGTCCTGACAAAACAGTCCACGACAGCGGGCGGATACTCGCTGAGCACCTGATAGCGCAGTTCACCACCCGGCTTGAGCGGAGAAGAAGGTTCCACCAACGGGTTCTCCGCGAACTCGTGGGCTTTCCCTTTGTAAGTGTCAACGACGCCCACAAAGCGCCAGCCCTTCTCGACCCACACGCGCAGCGGTTGGACGTTCGTGAGCATGTACACAGCGGTAACCTGTAGCGGACTGTGTGGCAGATTGCGCAGCGTGTACAGGTATCGCCAGGTGTTATCCGATTCCCGGCGCACGGAGACAAGGAGGGTCACCTGTGCCTTCCATTCGGGCACGTATGTCGCTTGTACTGTACGACCATCCAGCCCCTTCCAGACGAACAGATAATCCCCTGTGTCTTTCAGGTATCGCACCTGCCCCACGTTGTCCACGTTGCTCGTGCGAATCGCCCCGGCAGGTTTGAGCAGTCGCTTTGCGGGCGGGTTCGACTCTGCGGCGCGTTGAGCCATGCTGACGCAGCTAATGACCGCCAAGCTAAAAACGCACATGCCAGTGATTGCCCTCATTCAGAACGTTCCCTCCATATTGTCCGATAATCGTGCGCAGAGCACGTTGCAAATCCGCTAGCAGGTTGTCCGCATTGCTAAAGTCACCTGCCTGCCCCGTCTGTGTTTATAATGCGGTGGGCGCCAGTCCGCGTTTATATCGAACAAGCCACCCCACTGGAGGCTGATGTCATTATAGTTCAATCGACGATACCCCTGAGACGAGCCGTATTGTGTCTGAAAGTCCTCGGCAATGTTCCGCAGTTTCTCAATCACATCTGGATCTGCCCAGTGGTTGCTCGGATGAGTAGAGGTCTGCCCAACCAGTGTGTACCCATCTCCGGGCGGCATGTTCTGTAGACCAGGAACGAATACCTCAGCTGTGTCAAAGGGCTGTGGTGGCTCCGGATTAAACAGGAAACTTGCTGACGGGATGACCTTAATCTTTGCCTCGCGGCAAACTTCAGGAGCTATGTAAGTAGTGCAATAGACTCCCAGAAGAATACCCTGCCACGGCGTGCAGGTACCAGCCGGGCGTACGGCGGAATGATGCTGATGGCCTCCCGAGTAGGGCACAGGGTCAACGGCTATGTAGATGCTTAATGGTAGCGCGAAGGAATTGTCCGCTGTTATCACAACCCAGCCGCGTGTCTCGTCTTGCGAAAAACCGGCACCTGCGGGGCGTACGTCCTTAGGGGCATACACGTTAATGCGGATGGTGGGGGTGGTGAGTGGCGACAAAAGAGTGTCAGGAACCGTCTTGCCATGCACACGGGTGTAGTGTCTGGCAGTGTACCCCAGCGCAGTCGCAGTTACTGTGGCGTAACCATCTTCTCCATCTGAATAGAGTGCCACTGTACATTCCCCGCGTGCATTGGTCACCGTTTCAGCAGGCTCTATATGTCCTCTGTTAGACCAGAATGCCACCTGCTGGCCAGCTACCGGTTCTCCAGAGGCATTCAGGAGAACAGCTCTAATCTGCTCGGGTTTATCGCTGCATGCCAGTCCGCTGTCTGAAAACATTAGACGCAGTCCCTCAGGGGAGAGCAGAAGCACGGGCAACACCTCTTCCGTGTCACCAACACGGATAGATATATTCGCCACACCGCGCGGGTCGCTGGGCTCCAGATAGACGGATGTCATCCCACGTTCGTCTGTAAAAGCCTCTACCGATTCTGCTAGCGCCTCCGCCTCACGCGAAAACACACCCGTCCGGACAACCGGGACGTATTCCTGCAGCCCATCCTCTTCGTGGATTGGCTCCCATACAACAGCTTCTCGTTTGACGGAAATCAAGCGTCTTGTCACCAGCATCGCTCGGTCTGTGGTGATGTATATCCTCGTCTTGCTCACTGGTTGACCGTCCTCCGTTAGGACACGAACCTTGACTTCCACTCTGGAATGACCGCCCAGATGCGCTACCCATACCTCTGGGGTCGTTTTACACTCCACA
Proteins encoded in this region:
- a CDS encoding Ig-like domain-containing protein, with the protein product MLRRFPYLRTLATVCILSLTVQVAAPLFASPSTRGVKATVASLSTDHNPPPPKLLTWANSRPKLAGSRNLATNDLILGYPTARTQSVQEVAVLLHPRLVRSGERVTVRAIFANAPTGFVDVAFSCSNGQFVGSDGSPSTTFTTSASGATLRGFTFWRRAEAVWIAPDSPGRVTLQATLSIPHVYELSVQSEVEVRDRLPLRVECKTTPEVWVAHLGGHSRVEVKVRVLTEDGQPVSKTRIYITTDRAMLVTRRLISVKREAVVWEPIHEEDGLQEYVPVVRTGVFSREAEALAESVEAFTDERGMTSVYLEPSDPRGVANISIRVGDTEEVLPVLLLSPEGLRLMFSDSGLACSDKPEQIRAVLLNASGEPVAGQQVAFWSNRGHIEPAETVTNARGECTVALYSDGEDGYATVTATALGYTARHYTRVHGKTVPDTLLSPLTTPTIRINVYAPKDVRPAGAGFSQDETRGWVVITADNSFALPLSIYIAVDPVPYSGGHQHHSAVRPAGTCTPWQGILLGVYCTTYIAPEVCREAKIKVIPSASFLFNPEPPQPFDTAEVFVPGLQNMPPGDGYTLVGQTSTHPSNHWADPDVIEKLRNIAEDFQTQYGSSQGYRRLNYNDISLQWGGLFDINADWRPPHYKHRRGRQVTLAMRTTC